From a region of the Aeoliella mucimassa genome:
- a CDS encoding S1C family serine protease, translating into MTNKRLLVPLAWVVVGAIAATAYIHRQELETPVMAQSLATSAVSSPKLPQSASPKAVLTPEELANIRVYEVANRSVVNIDTQTEQVDPVFMRRRVGQGSGSGSVIDKQGHILTNAHVIEDARVVEVTLSSGQTYPAEIIGQDREHDIAVLKINAPSDELVPLPLGKSEGLRVGQQVYALGNPFGLEGTLTKGIISSLNRSIEGRTGREMKSLIQTDAAMNPGNSGGPLLDSGARMIGMNVAIATRTGQNTGVGFAIPVNRIATIVPELIEHGRIVRPDHGIVLFREYTDRGVKIELIRPGSPAAEAGLQAIVQFETLRKGNMIYRTRTSDVTRGDWLAAVDGKPVESASDFLAIIDGYKPGQTVTLTIVRDGQEKQIKMTLGEA; encoded by the coding sequence ATGACCAACAAAAGACTGCTGGTGCCGCTGGCCTGGGTAGTGGTCGGCGCGATCGCTGCCACGGCTTATATCCACCGTCAAGAATTAGAAACGCCTGTCATGGCTCAAAGCCTCGCCACGTCGGCGGTATCGAGCCCCAAGCTGCCACAATCCGCATCCCCCAAAGCGGTGCTCACCCCCGAGGAGCTCGCCAACATCCGGGTGTACGAAGTGGCGAATCGCAGCGTGGTAAACATCGATACGCAGACCGAGCAGGTCGATCCCGTGTTCATGCGCCGCCGCGTGGGGCAGGGCTCGGGCTCTGGTTCGGTGATCGACAAGCAGGGCCACATTCTCACGAACGCCCATGTGATTGAAGACGCTCGCGTGGTGGAAGTCACCCTGTCGAGCGGGCAGACCTATCCCGCGGAAATCATCGGCCAGGACCGCGAGCACGACATCGCGGTGCTTAAGATCAACGCCCCTTCCGACGAACTGGTGCCGCTGCCGCTCGGTAAGAGCGAAGGCTTGCGGGTCGGCCAGCAGGTCTACGCACTCGGCAACCCGTTTGGCTTGGAAGGCACCCTGACCAAAGGCATCATTTCGAGCCTGAACCGCTCGATCGAAGGTCGCACCGGCCGCGAGATGAAGTCGCTCATCCAAACCGATGCGGCGATGAATCCCGGCAACTCGGGCGGTCCGCTGCTCGACTCCGGCGCACGGATGATCGGCATGAACGTGGCCATCGCCACCCGCACGGGACAAAACACGGGAGTCGGTTTCGCCATTCCCGTGAACCGCATCGCGACGATCGTGCCCGAGTTGATCGAACATGGGCGCATCGTGCGTCCCGACCACGGCATCGTGCTGTTCCGCGAATACACCGACCGCGGAGTGAAGATCGAACTGATCCGCCCAGGTAGCCCCGCCGCCGAAGCAGGACTGCAAGCGATTGTGCAATTCGAGACCCTGCGAAAAGGAAACATGATTTATCGCACGCGGACCTCCGACGTCACCCGCGGCGACTGGCTAGCCGCCGTAGATGGCAAACCGGTGGAATCGGCCAGCGATTTCCTGGCGATCATCGATGGCTACAAACCGGGCCAAACCGTCACATTAACCATCGTGCGTGATGGCCAGGAGAAACAGATAAAGATGACCTTAGGCGAGGCCTAG
- a CDS encoding HD domain-containing phosphohydrolase codes for MTSAFASSTDTDPTLQAGLEPLQACPVPDAKLVVIDDEPVNIKVVSRLLRIEGYTSFVSTTDSREAIDLIRGESPDLVLLDLMMPHVSGLDILSELRQQPSLSHTPVIVLTASTDQETRVDALRRGANDLLNKPIDPSELAPRVGNLLVLKRHQDQLRDQSRELEAAVQRRTAELEASRRDLLHCLARAAEFRDDDTGHHVLRVGRYARLVAEAMQFDASFIDCIEQAAQLHDVGKIGVADAVLKKPGKLTEEEFDVMQKHAGLGKRVLQRLSPQEEIALRHHADIGAKVLGVANSPVLDMATRIALTHHERWDGSGYPIGLKGNDIPIEGRITAVADVFDALSTKRCYKQAFPIDRCFEIMAESRGTHFDPVVLDAFFSKRAEIVETQMRYADDQ; via the coding sequence ATGACCAGTGCCTTTGCTTCATCAACCGATACCGATCCAACGCTGCAAGCGGGGCTCGAACCACTGCAGGCGTGCCCGGTGCCGGATGCCAAGTTGGTGGTGATTGACGACGAACCAGTGAACATTAAAGTGGTCTCGCGACTGCTACGGATTGAAGGTTATACGAGCTTCGTTTCGACGACCGATTCGCGGGAAGCGATCGACTTGATACGTGGGGAGTCTCCTGATCTGGTATTGCTGGATCTCATGATGCCGCATGTTAGTGGGTTGGATATTCTCTCGGAGCTTCGGCAGCAGCCGTCGCTCAGCCATACTCCGGTGATTGTGCTGACCGCGTCGACCGATCAGGAGACTCGCGTCGATGCCTTACGGCGAGGGGCGAACGACTTGCTCAACAAGCCGATCGACCCGAGCGAGCTGGCTCCGCGGGTGGGCAACCTGCTGGTGCTTAAGCGTCACCAGGACCAGTTGCGGGATCAGTCGCGGGAGTTGGAAGCAGCGGTGCAGAGACGCACTGCCGAGCTCGAAGCATCTCGGCGTGATCTCTTACACTGTTTAGCACGGGCGGCTGAGTTCCGCGACGACGACACCGGCCATCACGTGCTACGCGTGGGCCGCTACGCCCGACTGGTGGCCGAGGCCATGCAGTTCGACGCGTCGTTCATCGATTGCATCGAGCAGGCGGCTCAGCTGCACGACGTCGGCAAGATTGGTGTCGCCGATGCGGTGCTGAAGAAGCCGGGGAAGCTCACGGAGGAAGAATTCGATGTGATGCAAAAACATGCTGGCCTTGGTAAACGGGTGTTGCAGCGTTTGTCGCCGCAAGAGGAAATCGCCCTTCGGCATCATGCGGATATCGGTGCGAAGGTGCTGGGGGTGGCGAACTCGCCGGTGCTCGACATGGCTACTCGCATTGCACTGACCCATCATGAACGATGGGATGGCTCTGGTTACCCGATTGGACTGAAGGGGAACGACATCCCGATCGAGGGTCGCATCACTGCCGTGGCCGACGTGTTCGACGCGCTGAGTACCAAGCGGTGTTATAAGCAAGCGTTTCCCATCGATCGCTGTTTTGAGATCATGGCCGAGAGTCGCGGCACTCACTTCGATCCCGTCGTGCTCGACGCATTTTTCTCCAAGCGTGCCGAAATTGTCGAAACGCAAATGCGATACGCCGACGACCAGTAA
- a CDS encoding (2Fe-2S)-binding protein: MQLDDELCLCFHVTKRKVLNYLRIERPRSASQLADCHGAGTGCGWCRAALRRLHEASLAGGADEAELPTADDYARQRSAYVEAGGGTPPPGATATG; the protein is encoded by the coding sequence ATGCAACTCGACGACGAACTTTGCCTGTGCTTTCACGTGACCAAACGCAAGGTGCTGAACTACCTGCGGATTGAGCGTCCGCGCTCGGCGTCGCAGCTGGCCGACTGCCATGGGGCGGGCACCGGGTGCGGCTGGTGTCGAGCGGCGCTGCGGCGGTTGCACGAGGCCTCGCTGGCGGGCGGGGCCGACGAGGCCGAGCTACCCACGGCCGACGATTACGCCCGGCAGCGAAGTGCGTACGTCGAAGCCGGGGGAGGCACACCGCCGCCGGGGGCCACTGCCACGGGGTAA
- the lepB gene encoding signal peptidase I, with amino-acid sequence MKALDQPNHLLHAWLRSMALLGIALTLSETFLVLGVVSPVAIEGSSMAPTALGPHLEAMCPHCQLAFAVGLDQRPASNRLVCPNCLQIFEVDEQLPLAAGQRVLVDRVHYEMFDAQRWDVVVFRCPEHPTDYCIKRVIGLPGEHVDFEKGDLVIDDQIVRKTLSEQLRLRQSVHVERDDLQAWFAPRDGWSYDHCTWTHQGPSTQLCFAPIGDLAVLNHLGVNQAAVLPRSIALDLMVTCQAKLGPQATLQFVAEFGEGTRLESSQVTDSRASESGVSLVWSLFDRQALLAVDGSQTVEQTRSTPWPGPPGLRIEAVGEVEITDLTVWRDIHYHTRPVDRWPAAGVQVSPQNLFVVGDNVAISSDSRTWASHQLPAKLLIGRPIGVE; translated from the coding sequence ATGAAGGCCCTCGATCAACCGAATCACCTGCTGCACGCCTGGTTGCGGTCGATGGCTTTGTTGGGGATCGCGCTGACGCTCAGCGAAACTTTCTTGGTGCTAGGGGTGGTGTCGCCGGTCGCGATCGAAGGAAGCTCGATGGCCCCGACCGCGTTGGGGCCGCATCTCGAGGCCATGTGTCCTCACTGCCAGTTGGCGTTTGCCGTGGGGCTCGACCAACGCCCCGCGAGCAACCGGCTGGTGTGTCCCAACTGTTTGCAAATCTTCGAAGTCGACGAGCAGTTGCCGCTCGCAGCAGGACAGCGGGTGCTGGTCGATCGAGTGCATTACGAGATGTTTGACGCCCAGCGTTGGGATGTCGTGGTGTTTCGCTGCCCGGAGCATCCGACCGATTACTGCATAAAGCGAGTGATCGGCCTGCCAGGCGAGCACGTTGATTTCGAGAAAGGCGACCTCGTGATCGACGACCAGATCGTTCGCAAAACACTGTCCGAGCAACTGCGCTTGCGACAATCGGTGCACGTTGAACGCGACGACTTGCAGGCGTGGTTCGCTCCGCGGGATGGCTGGAGCTACGACCACTGCACGTGGACTCACCAGGGCCCGAGCACGCAGCTCTGCTTTGCCCCCATCGGCGATTTGGCCGTGCTGAATCACCTGGGAGTGAACCAGGCAGCGGTGCTGCCGAGATCGATCGCGCTCGACCTGATGGTGACCTGCCAGGCAAAATTGGGTCCGCAGGCGACCCTGCAATTTGTTGCCGAGTTCGGCGAAGGGACTCGGCTCGAGTCGTCGCAAGTAACGGATTCCAGGGCGAGCGAGTCGGGCGTGTCGCTGGTGTGGTCGCTGTTCGATCGCCAAGCGTTGCTAGCAGTCGATGGCTCGCAGACCGTCGAGCAAACACGATCGACCCCCTGGCCGGGGCCGCCAGGGCTGCGGATCGAGGCGGTTGGTGAGGTCGAGATAACCGACCTGACCGTCTGGCGAGATATCCACTACCATACGCGTCCCGTGGACCGCTGGCCTGCCGCGGGGGTGCAGGTGAGCCCGCAGAATCTGTTCGTAGTCGGCGATAATGTGGCCATTTCGTCCGATAGCCGCACGTGGGCGAGCCATCAATTACCGGCGAAACTGCTAATTGGCCGGCCGATTGGGGTAGAATGA
- a CDS encoding DUF4254 domain-containing protein: MSFDPAQLVSTITQLQHDTVARWHEVDPDNPYEGLLNTVCQQHQFNFLLWHEEDIARSPDVTDQRIAAVKRAIDGYNQNRNDYIERVDEALIELLTAEGVAPAEDARLNTETPGSAVDRLSIMSLRIYHMNEQLDRTDVDEAHREKVAERIARCHLQHADLSQSLVELLGDLQQGKKQLKVYRQMKMYNDPTLNPYLYRRLRKAG; this comes from the coding sequence ATGTCGTTCGATCCCGCACAACTTGTCTCTACTATCACCCAGTTGCAGCACGATACCGTCGCGCGTTGGCACGAAGTCGACCCCGATAATCCCTACGAGGGATTGTTGAACACGGTTTGCCAGCAGCACCAATTCAACTTTCTGCTCTGGCACGAGGAAGACATTGCTCGTAGCCCCGACGTGACCGATCAGCGGATTGCAGCGGTCAAGCGAGCGATCGATGGTTACAACCAGAATCGCAACGACTACATCGAGCGGGTCGACGAGGCACTCATCGAGCTGCTCACGGCCGAAGGAGTCGCTCCGGCCGAAGATGCTCGGCTGAACACCGAGACTCCCGGTAGCGCGGTCGATCGTTTGTCGATCATGTCGCTCCGCATCTATCACATGAACGAACAGCTCGATCGCACCGATGTCGACGAGGCCCACCGCGAGAAGGTGGCCGAGCGCATCGCCCGGTGCCATCTGCAGCATGCTGATCTTTCGCAGTCGCTGGTCGAACTGCTCGGCGATCTCCAGCAGGGCAAGAAGCAGCTGAAGGTCTATCGGCAGATGAAAATGTACAACGACCCAACGTTGAATCCCTACTTGTATCGTCGACTCCGCAAGGCGGGCTAG
- a CDS encoding glycosyltransferase, whose protein sequence is MSIAPQATSRPSRISRSPAPASGPAGTMRVLHAITPSRMAGAETFLARLLNHAKGGRIEHRCLVNNDSPAINEMRAAGIDFAQAGIGGKVNLLAVSRLARAAREAGASLIDSHLSTASWWCCWLERCGGIPTVGHVHGFTSAHWHRGQSHLVTCSHAVKEDLIEKGFDAGQITALHVPVEPADVMAARSRRDVRQEFGVDDDTPVVGTFAHLSVKKGHRELIVAAEQVLREMPNAQFWCFGDGLLREELTAKADELGISDRFRLMGFRRDVPDMMRAVDVMALPSHREPFGLVYVEAGLCDRPVIACQAGGAPEIIEHAESGLLVPPMSPGKLAEAILELLGDRTRAEKMGRRGNEICRTRFNWPNYVEQLSQVYEQVVEQFAR, encoded by the coding sequence ATGTCGATTGCCCCCCAAGCCACGAGTCGGCCGAGCCGAATCAGTCGGTCCCCAGCCCCGGCAAGTGGTCCGGCTGGCACGATGCGCGTGTTGCACGCGATTACTCCTTCGCGCATGGCAGGGGCCGAGACCTTTCTCGCCCGCTTGCTGAATCATGCCAAGGGGGGCCGCATCGAGCATCGCTGTTTGGTGAATAACGATAGCCCCGCGATTAATGAAATGCGGGCAGCTGGTATCGACTTTGCGCAGGCCGGCATCGGCGGCAAGGTGAACTTGCTGGCCGTGTCGCGGCTGGCCCGCGCGGCCCGCGAGGCGGGGGCGTCGCTGATTGATTCGCATCTGTCGACCGCCAGTTGGTGGTGCTGTTGGCTCGAACGCTGCGGCGGCATTCCGACCGTGGGGCACGTGCATGGGTTCACCTCGGCGCACTGGCATCGTGGCCAATCGCATCTGGTGACTTGCTCGCACGCGGTGAAGGAAGACCTGATTGAAAAAGGCTTCGACGCGGGACAAATCACCGCGCTGCACGTGCCGGTGGAGCCAGCCGACGTGATGGCCGCTCGCAGTCGCCGAGACGTGCGGCAGGAGTTCGGCGTGGACGACGATACCCCGGTGGTGGGAACGTTCGCCCATCTGTCGGTGAAAAAAGGGCATCGCGAGCTGATTGTGGCTGCCGAGCAAGTGCTCCGCGAAATGCCCAACGCCCAGTTCTGGTGCTTCGGCGATGGCTTGCTCCGCGAGGAACTCACCGCCAAGGCCGACGAACTCGGCATCAGCGATCGCTTCCGGTTGATGGGCTTCCGACGCGACGTGCCCGACATGATGCGGGCGGTCGACGTCATGGCGTTGCCCTCGCATCGCGAACCGTTTGGGTTGGTGTACGTCGAAGCGGGGTTGTGCGACCGTCCGGTGATTGCCTGCCAGGCAGGCGGTGCGCCGGAGATTATCGAGCATGCCGAAAGCGGGCTGCTGGTGCCGCCGATGTCGCCGGGGAAGTTGGCCGAGGCCATCCTCGAACTGCTTGGCGATCGCACTCGGGCTGAGAAGATGGGCCGCCGGGGCAACGAGATCTGCCGCACCCGGTTCAACTGGCCGAACTACGTGGAGCAGCTTTCCCAAGTGTACGAGCAGGTAGTCGAGCAATTCGCCCGATAA